Proteins from a single region of Sebastes umbrosus isolate fSebUmb1 chromosome 8, fSebUmb1.pri, whole genome shotgun sequence:
- the ulk1a gene encoding serine/threonine-protein kinase ULK1a isoform X2, whose product MKWDLPAPGKKCRGTVRVFQPLEPAQDTFFIFYYLLSMMETVGKFEFNRKDLIGHGAFAVVFKGRHKEKRDWVVAVKCINKKNLAKSQSLLGKEIKILKELKHENIVRLLDYQEMGGCVYLVMEYCNGGDLAEYLHSKGTLSEDTIRVFLQQIGQAMKVLQIKGILHRDLKPQNILLCHPERRRSSPINTCIKIADFGFARHLQMNTMAATLCGSPMYMAPEVIMSQNYDAKADLWSIGTIVYQCLTGKAPFHASTPQELRLFYESNRTLLPSIPKETSPNLRHLLLGMLQRNHKQRIGFDEFFRHPFMETCSPTKKCSPAPVPSYPSSGSASSSGSSSTSHPASPQHSDGEMHRLQPKVQYSPPQDTPGFLLKEIANQDSRNTSSYTEDYVMVPAQFPSDCTCELEVGSLIDSCLIYSGSPLLAERGPRNAGKTPPPSPLLHSPSKPVSKPVEIAGRICSPSVPIPVPTQIQNYQRMEQNLQPVGLHGSTRVTLCGAGSSSPLCGGSRAPSLNSPRLATGGARPQQPSPLVGMTPKTTEQTLPLSTRTGLLADMQDTSSPKLQSRMPNRIRTVLDLQSLDPSPAYQTNFNRKSDDKKGPFKRSLSTGRLSDMLLKAAFGAHLFEEGSDESLNCEKGMDITAPPTGCHRGFQYSDSPPPAVFTMGSLSRGNTPPDPAVPRMFSDSPSYINSAWLLNSRLNQGGSRRNSETEAMDATPHISLVFHPPELPEDTLMEQAHTDALSDLRFTLAFVHCVMELASSKDPGLDAVSSPDVSFLEQSLVTDQISLLSREWSYAEQLVLYMKAEEFLSSALHTAKETIKQGRLLPSATVKQVIRKLNELYKSCVTYCRSLNLRLQTFLFDKQKLMDRFNGLTAEKLIYTHTVHMVQCAALDEMFHYGTASVQRYQKALLLMEGLSRIITEQKDSDSIDKCKQCIERRLSALQT is encoded by the exons ATGAAATGGGATTTACCGGCACCAGGGAAGAAGTGTCGTGGGACTGTACGTGTGTTTCAGCCTCTTGAACCTGCACAGGAtactttttttatcttttattatttattatccatgATGGAGACTGTTGGCAAGTTTGAGTTCAACAGGAAAGACCTGATTGGCCACGGTGCCTTTGCAGTTGTGTTCAAAGGCAGACATAAAGAG aaGCGTGACTGGGTGGTTGCTGTGAAATGTATCAACAAGAAAAACTTAGCCAAATCTCAGTCTCTGCTTGGTAAAGAAATCAAAATATTAAAG GAACtcaaacatgaaaacattgtCAGACTACTTGACTATCAG GAAATGGGGGGATGTGTCTATCTCGTCATGGAG TACTGCAATGGAGGCGACCTGGCAGAGTACCTTCACT CTAAGGGCACGTTAAGTGAGGACACCATCCGAGTGTTCCTGCAGCAGATCGGTCAGGCCATGAAGGTGTTGCAGATCAAAGGGATCCTCCACCGAGATCTCAAACCCCAGAACATCCTGCTCTGCCACCCGGAGAGGCGCCGGTCCAGCCCCATCAACACCTGCATTAAGATTG CTGACTTTGGGTTCGCACGTCATCTCCAGATGAACACGATGGCAGCCACGCTGTGTGGCTCTCCCATGTACATG GCTCCTGAGGTCATCATGTCCCAGAACTACGATGCCAAGGCTGATCTGTGGAGCATCGGCACTATCGTGTACCAGTGTCTGACTGGAAAGGCGCCGTTTCAC gcCAGCACACCGCAGGAGCTGCGTCTGTTTTATGAAAGCAACAGGACCCTCCTACCCAG CATCCCAAAGGAGACTTCACCTAACCTGAGACACCTACTGTTGGGGATGCTGCAGAGAAACCATAAACAACGGATCGGCTTTG ATGAATTTTTCCGCCATCCTTTCATGGAGACGTGCTCACCCACAAAGAAAT GCTCTCCAGCTCCCGTGCCCTCCTACCCCAGTTCAGGCTCGGCCAGTTCCTCCGGCAGCTCCTCCACATCCCATCCGGCCTCCCCTCAA CATTCCGATGGAGAGATGCACCGACTTCAGCCCAAAGTGCAGTACTCCCCTCCACAGGACACCCCCGGCTTCCTGCTGAAAGAAATAGCCAACCAGGACAGTAGGAACACCTCGTCTTACACAGAGGACTATGTCATGGTGCCTGCCCAGTTTCCAA GTGATTGCACATGTGAGCTTGAGGTTGGGTCGCTTATTGACAGTTGCCTGATATACAGTGG GAGCCCACTGCTGGCTGAGAGAGGTCCCAGAAATGCAGGAAAGACTCCTCCACCCTCTCCCCTGCTACACTCTCCCTCCAAGCCTGTGAG CAAGCCTGTTGAAATCGCCGGCCGTATCTGCAGCCCCTCGGTGCCCATTCCTGTCCCCACTCAGATCCAAAACTACCAGCGTATGGAACAGAACCTGCAACCCGTCGGCCTGCATGGCTCCACCAG GGTCACGCTCTGCGGTGCTGGCAGCAGCTCCCCACTATGTGGAGGCAGCAGAGCTCCAAGTCTCAACTCCCCACGGCTGGCAACCGGAGGAGCCCGACCACAGCAGCCCTCCCCGCTAG TGGGAATGACCCCGAAGACCACAGAGCAGACTCTCCCGCTCAGCACAAGAACTGGACTGCTCGCTGACATGCAGGACACCTCCAGTCCCAAG CTTCAATCAAGAATGCCAAACCGAATCAGGACCGTCCTAGACCTGCAATCCCTTGACCCATCTCCTGCCTACCAGACCAACTTCAACAGGAAATCAGACGATAAAAAGGGCCCTTTTAAAAG ATCACTGAGCACAGGCAGGCTGTCCGACATGCTGCTGAAGGCGGCCTTTGGAGCTCACCTTTTTGAAGAGGGCAGCGACGAGAGCCTCAACTGTGAGAAAGGCATGGATATAACAG CTCCACCTACTGGTTGTCATAGAGGCTTTCAGTACTCAGACAGTCCACCTCCTGCAGTCTTCACTATGGGTTCTCTATCCAGAGGAAACACTCCTCCTGATCCCGCAGTCCCAAGGATGTTCTCAG ACTCCCCCAGCTACATTAACTCAGCCTGGCTACTGAACAGCCGCCTTAACCAGGGAGGAAGCCGCAGAAACAGCGAGACTGAAGCCATGGATGCTACTCCGCACATCAGCCTGGTCTTTCACCCTCCAGAGCTCCCGGAAGATACGCTGATGGAG CAGGCGCACACAGATGCTCTGAGTGACCTGCGTTTCACCTTGGCTTTCGTCCACTGTGTCATGGAGTTGGCTTCTTCTAAGGACCCGGGGCTGGATGCCGTCAGCAGtcctgatgtttcctttctaGAGCAGAGCTTGGTGACGGATCAGATCAGCCTTCTGAGTCGAGAATGGAG CTATGCAGAGCAGTTAGTGTTGTACATGAAGGCTGAGGAGTTCCTGTCATCagcactacacactgctaaagaGACTATCAAACAAGGCCGACTCCTTCCCTCTGCTACAGTCAAACAAG TGATCAGGAAGCTGAATGAGTTGTACAAGAGTTGCGTAACATACTGTCGCTCCCTCAACCTTCGCCTGCAGACCTTCTTGTTTGACAAGCAGAAGCTTATGGACCGCTTCAATGGactcacagcagagaagctcatCTACACCCACACTGTGCACATG GTGCAGTGTGCTGCTCTAGATGAGATGTTCCACTATGGCACAGCTTCAGTCCAGCGCTACCAGAAAGCCCTTTTGCTGATGGAGGGTCTGTCCCGAATCATCACGGAGCAGAAGGACAGCGACAGCATAGATAAAT GTAAGCAGTGTATTGAGCGACGCCTTTCTGCTCTGCAGACTTAA
- the ulk1a gene encoding serine/threonine-protein kinase ULK1a isoform X1 — translation MKWDLPAPGKKCRGTVRVFQPLEPAQDTFFIFYYLLSMMETVGKFEFNRKDLIGHGAFAVVFKGRHKEKRDWVVAVKCINKKNLAKSQSLLGKEIKILKELKHENIVRLLDYQEMGGCVYLVMEYCNGGDLAEYLHSKGTLSEDTIRVFLQQIGQAMKVLQIKGILHRDLKPQNILLCHPERRRSSPINTCIKIADFGFARHLQMNTMAATLCGSPMYMAPEVIMSQNYDAKADLWSIGTIVYQCLTGKAPFHASTPQELRLFYESNRTLLPSIPKETSPNLRHLLLGMLQRNHKQRIGFDEFFRHPFMETCSPTKKCSPAPVPSYPSSGSASSSGSSSTSHPASPQHSDGEMHRLQPKVQYSPPQDTPGFLLKEIANQDSRNTSSYTEDYVMVPAQFPSDCTCELEVGSLIDSCLIYSGSPLLAERGPRNAGKTPPPSPLLHSPSKPVSKPVEIAGRICSPSVPIPVPTQIQNYQRMEQNLQPVGLHGSTRVTLCGAGSSSPLCGGSRAPSLNSPRLATGGARPQQPSPLVGMTPKTTEQTLPLSTRTGLLADMQDTSSPKQLQSRMPNRIRTVLDLQSLDPSPAYQTNFNRKSDDKKGPFKRSLSTGRLSDMLLKAAFGAHLFEEGSDESLNCEKGMDITAPPTGCHRGFQYSDSPPPAVFTMGSLSRGNTPPDPAVPRMFSDSPSYINSAWLLNSRLNQGGSRRNSETEAMDATPHISLVFHPPELPEDTLMEQAHTDALSDLRFTLAFVHCVMELASSKDPGLDAVSSPDVSFLEQSLVTDQISLLSREWSYAEQLVLYMKAEEFLSSALHTAKETIKQGRLLPSATVKQVIRKLNELYKSCVTYCRSLNLRLQTFLFDKQKLMDRFNGLTAEKLIYTHTVHMVQCAALDEMFHYGTASVQRYQKALLLMEGLSRIITEQKDSDSIDKCKQCIERRLSALQT, via the exons ATGAAATGGGATTTACCGGCACCAGGGAAGAAGTGTCGTGGGACTGTACGTGTGTTTCAGCCTCTTGAACCTGCACAGGAtactttttttatcttttattatttattatccatgATGGAGACTGTTGGCAAGTTTGAGTTCAACAGGAAAGACCTGATTGGCCACGGTGCCTTTGCAGTTGTGTTCAAAGGCAGACATAAAGAG aaGCGTGACTGGGTGGTTGCTGTGAAATGTATCAACAAGAAAAACTTAGCCAAATCTCAGTCTCTGCTTGGTAAAGAAATCAAAATATTAAAG GAACtcaaacatgaaaacattgtCAGACTACTTGACTATCAG GAAATGGGGGGATGTGTCTATCTCGTCATGGAG TACTGCAATGGAGGCGACCTGGCAGAGTACCTTCACT CTAAGGGCACGTTAAGTGAGGACACCATCCGAGTGTTCCTGCAGCAGATCGGTCAGGCCATGAAGGTGTTGCAGATCAAAGGGATCCTCCACCGAGATCTCAAACCCCAGAACATCCTGCTCTGCCACCCGGAGAGGCGCCGGTCCAGCCCCATCAACACCTGCATTAAGATTG CTGACTTTGGGTTCGCACGTCATCTCCAGATGAACACGATGGCAGCCACGCTGTGTGGCTCTCCCATGTACATG GCTCCTGAGGTCATCATGTCCCAGAACTACGATGCCAAGGCTGATCTGTGGAGCATCGGCACTATCGTGTACCAGTGTCTGACTGGAAAGGCGCCGTTTCAC gcCAGCACACCGCAGGAGCTGCGTCTGTTTTATGAAAGCAACAGGACCCTCCTACCCAG CATCCCAAAGGAGACTTCACCTAACCTGAGACACCTACTGTTGGGGATGCTGCAGAGAAACCATAAACAACGGATCGGCTTTG ATGAATTTTTCCGCCATCCTTTCATGGAGACGTGCTCACCCACAAAGAAAT GCTCTCCAGCTCCCGTGCCCTCCTACCCCAGTTCAGGCTCGGCCAGTTCCTCCGGCAGCTCCTCCACATCCCATCCGGCCTCCCCTCAA CATTCCGATGGAGAGATGCACCGACTTCAGCCCAAAGTGCAGTACTCCCCTCCACAGGACACCCCCGGCTTCCTGCTGAAAGAAATAGCCAACCAGGACAGTAGGAACACCTCGTCTTACACAGAGGACTATGTCATGGTGCCTGCCCAGTTTCCAA GTGATTGCACATGTGAGCTTGAGGTTGGGTCGCTTATTGACAGTTGCCTGATATACAGTGG GAGCCCACTGCTGGCTGAGAGAGGTCCCAGAAATGCAGGAAAGACTCCTCCACCCTCTCCCCTGCTACACTCTCCCTCCAAGCCTGTGAG CAAGCCTGTTGAAATCGCCGGCCGTATCTGCAGCCCCTCGGTGCCCATTCCTGTCCCCACTCAGATCCAAAACTACCAGCGTATGGAACAGAACCTGCAACCCGTCGGCCTGCATGGCTCCACCAG GGTCACGCTCTGCGGTGCTGGCAGCAGCTCCCCACTATGTGGAGGCAGCAGAGCTCCAAGTCTCAACTCCCCACGGCTGGCAACCGGAGGAGCCCGACCACAGCAGCCCTCCCCGCTAG TGGGAATGACCCCGAAGACCACAGAGCAGACTCTCCCGCTCAGCACAAGAACTGGACTGCTCGCTGACATGCAGGACACCTCCAGTCCCAAG CAGCTTCAATCAAGAATGCCAAACCGAATCAGGACCGTCCTAGACCTGCAATCCCTTGACCCATCTCCTGCCTACCAGACCAACTTCAACAGGAAATCAGACGATAAAAAGGGCCCTTTTAAAAG ATCACTGAGCACAGGCAGGCTGTCCGACATGCTGCTGAAGGCGGCCTTTGGAGCTCACCTTTTTGAAGAGGGCAGCGACGAGAGCCTCAACTGTGAGAAAGGCATGGATATAACAG CTCCACCTACTGGTTGTCATAGAGGCTTTCAGTACTCAGACAGTCCACCTCCTGCAGTCTTCACTATGGGTTCTCTATCCAGAGGAAACACTCCTCCTGATCCCGCAGTCCCAAGGATGTTCTCAG ACTCCCCCAGCTACATTAACTCAGCCTGGCTACTGAACAGCCGCCTTAACCAGGGAGGAAGCCGCAGAAACAGCGAGACTGAAGCCATGGATGCTACTCCGCACATCAGCCTGGTCTTTCACCCTCCAGAGCTCCCGGAAGATACGCTGATGGAG CAGGCGCACACAGATGCTCTGAGTGACCTGCGTTTCACCTTGGCTTTCGTCCACTGTGTCATGGAGTTGGCTTCTTCTAAGGACCCGGGGCTGGATGCCGTCAGCAGtcctgatgtttcctttctaGAGCAGAGCTTGGTGACGGATCAGATCAGCCTTCTGAGTCGAGAATGGAG CTATGCAGAGCAGTTAGTGTTGTACATGAAGGCTGAGGAGTTCCTGTCATCagcactacacactgctaaagaGACTATCAAACAAGGCCGACTCCTTCCCTCTGCTACAGTCAAACAAG TGATCAGGAAGCTGAATGAGTTGTACAAGAGTTGCGTAACATACTGTCGCTCCCTCAACCTTCGCCTGCAGACCTTCTTGTTTGACAAGCAGAAGCTTATGGACCGCTTCAATGGactcacagcagagaagctcatCTACACCCACACTGTGCACATG GTGCAGTGTGCTGCTCTAGATGAGATGTTCCACTATGGCACAGCTTCAGTCCAGCGCTACCAGAAAGCCCTTTTGCTGATGGAGGGTCTGTCCCGAATCATCACGGAGCAGAAGGACAGCGACAGCATAGATAAAT GTAAGCAGTGTATTGAGCGACGCCTTTCTGCTCTGCAGACTTAA
- the ulk1a gene encoding serine/threonine-protein kinase ULK1a isoform X3 — translation MKWDLPAPGKKCRGTVRVFQPLEPAQDTFFIFYYLLSMMETVGKFEFNRKDLIGHGAFAVVFKGRHKEKRDWVVAVKCINKKNLAKSQSLLGKEIKILKELKHENIVRLLDYQEMGGCVYLVMEYCNGGDLAEYLHSKGTLSEDTIRVFLQQIGQAMKVLQIKGILHRDLKPQNILLCHPERRRSSPINTCIKIADFGFARHLQMNTMAATLCGSPMYMAPEVIMSQNYDAKADLWSIGTIVYQCLTGKAPFHASTPQELRLFYESNRTLLPSIPKETSPNLRHLLLGMLQRNHKQRIGFDEFFRHPFMETCSPTKKSPVPSYPSSGSASSSGSSSTSHPASPQHSDGEMHRLQPKVQYSPPQDTPGFLLKEIANQDSRNTSSYTEDYVMVPAQFPSDCTCELEVGSLIDSCLIYSGSPLLAERGPRNAGKTPPPSPLLHSPSKPVSKPVEIAGRICSPSVPIPVPTQIQNYQRMEQNLQPVGLHGSTRVTLCGAGSSSPLCGGSRAPSLNSPRLATGGARPQQPSPLVGMTPKTTEQTLPLSTRTGLLADMQDTSSPKQLQSRMPNRIRTVLDLQSLDPSPAYQTNFNRKSDDKKGPFKRSLSTGRLSDMLLKAAFGAHLFEEGSDESLNCEKGMDITAPPTGCHRGFQYSDSPPPAVFTMGSLSRGNTPPDPAVPRMFSDSPSYINSAWLLNSRLNQGGSRRNSETEAMDATPHISLVFHPPELPEDTLMEQAHTDALSDLRFTLAFVHCVMELASSKDPGLDAVSSPDVSFLEQSLVTDQISLLSREWSYAEQLVLYMKAEEFLSSALHTAKETIKQGRLLPSATVKQVIRKLNELYKSCVTYCRSLNLRLQTFLFDKQKLMDRFNGLTAEKLIYTHTVHMVQCAALDEMFHYGTASVQRYQKALLLMEGLSRIITEQKDSDSIDKCKQCIERRLSALQT, via the exons ATGAAATGGGATTTACCGGCACCAGGGAAGAAGTGTCGTGGGACTGTACGTGTGTTTCAGCCTCTTGAACCTGCACAGGAtactttttttatcttttattatttattatccatgATGGAGACTGTTGGCAAGTTTGAGTTCAACAGGAAAGACCTGATTGGCCACGGTGCCTTTGCAGTTGTGTTCAAAGGCAGACATAAAGAG aaGCGTGACTGGGTGGTTGCTGTGAAATGTATCAACAAGAAAAACTTAGCCAAATCTCAGTCTCTGCTTGGTAAAGAAATCAAAATATTAAAG GAACtcaaacatgaaaacattgtCAGACTACTTGACTATCAG GAAATGGGGGGATGTGTCTATCTCGTCATGGAG TACTGCAATGGAGGCGACCTGGCAGAGTACCTTCACT CTAAGGGCACGTTAAGTGAGGACACCATCCGAGTGTTCCTGCAGCAGATCGGTCAGGCCATGAAGGTGTTGCAGATCAAAGGGATCCTCCACCGAGATCTCAAACCCCAGAACATCCTGCTCTGCCACCCGGAGAGGCGCCGGTCCAGCCCCATCAACACCTGCATTAAGATTG CTGACTTTGGGTTCGCACGTCATCTCCAGATGAACACGATGGCAGCCACGCTGTGTGGCTCTCCCATGTACATG GCTCCTGAGGTCATCATGTCCCAGAACTACGATGCCAAGGCTGATCTGTGGAGCATCGGCACTATCGTGTACCAGTGTCTGACTGGAAAGGCGCCGTTTCAC gcCAGCACACCGCAGGAGCTGCGTCTGTTTTATGAAAGCAACAGGACCCTCCTACCCAG CATCCCAAAGGAGACTTCACCTAACCTGAGACACCTACTGTTGGGGATGCTGCAGAGAAACCATAAACAACGGATCGGCTTTG ATGAATTTTTCCGCCATCCTTTCATGGAGACGTGCTCACCCACAAAGAAAT CTCCCGTGCCCTCCTACCCCAGTTCAGGCTCGGCCAGTTCCTCCGGCAGCTCCTCCACATCCCATCCGGCCTCCCCTCAA CATTCCGATGGAGAGATGCACCGACTTCAGCCCAAAGTGCAGTACTCCCCTCCACAGGACACCCCCGGCTTCCTGCTGAAAGAAATAGCCAACCAGGACAGTAGGAACACCTCGTCTTACACAGAGGACTATGTCATGGTGCCTGCCCAGTTTCCAA GTGATTGCACATGTGAGCTTGAGGTTGGGTCGCTTATTGACAGTTGCCTGATATACAGTGG GAGCCCACTGCTGGCTGAGAGAGGTCCCAGAAATGCAGGAAAGACTCCTCCACCCTCTCCCCTGCTACACTCTCCCTCCAAGCCTGTGAG CAAGCCTGTTGAAATCGCCGGCCGTATCTGCAGCCCCTCGGTGCCCATTCCTGTCCCCACTCAGATCCAAAACTACCAGCGTATGGAACAGAACCTGCAACCCGTCGGCCTGCATGGCTCCACCAG GGTCACGCTCTGCGGTGCTGGCAGCAGCTCCCCACTATGTGGAGGCAGCAGAGCTCCAAGTCTCAACTCCCCACGGCTGGCAACCGGAGGAGCCCGACCACAGCAGCCCTCCCCGCTAG TGGGAATGACCCCGAAGACCACAGAGCAGACTCTCCCGCTCAGCACAAGAACTGGACTGCTCGCTGACATGCAGGACACCTCCAGTCCCAAG CAGCTTCAATCAAGAATGCCAAACCGAATCAGGACCGTCCTAGACCTGCAATCCCTTGACCCATCTCCTGCCTACCAGACCAACTTCAACAGGAAATCAGACGATAAAAAGGGCCCTTTTAAAAG ATCACTGAGCACAGGCAGGCTGTCCGACATGCTGCTGAAGGCGGCCTTTGGAGCTCACCTTTTTGAAGAGGGCAGCGACGAGAGCCTCAACTGTGAGAAAGGCATGGATATAACAG CTCCACCTACTGGTTGTCATAGAGGCTTTCAGTACTCAGACAGTCCACCTCCTGCAGTCTTCACTATGGGTTCTCTATCCAGAGGAAACACTCCTCCTGATCCCGCAGTCCCAAGGATGTTCTCAG ACTCCCCCAGCTACATTAACTCAGCCTGGCTACTGAACAGCCGCCTTAACCAGGGAGGAAGCCGCAGAAACAGCGAGACTGAAGCCATGGATGCTACTCCGCACATCAGCCTGGTCTTTCACCCTCCAGAGCTCCCGGAAGATACGCTGATGGAG CAGGCGCACACAGATGCTCTGAGTGACCTGCGTTTCACCTTGGCTTTCGTCCACTGTGTCATGGAGTTGGCTTCTTCTAAGGACCCGGGGCTGGATGCCGTCAGCAGtcctgatgtttcctttctaGAGCAGAGCTTGGTGACGGATCAGATCAGCCTTCTGAGTCGAGAATGGAG CTATGCAGAGCAGTTAGTGTTGTACATGAAGGCTGAGGAGTTCCTGTCATCagcactacacactgctaaagaGACTATCAAACAAGGCCGACTCCTTCCCTCTGCTACAGTCAAACAAG TGATCAGGAAGCTGAATGAGTTGTACAAGAGTTGCGTAACATACTGTCGCTCCCTCAACCTTCGCCTGCAGACCTTCTTGTTTGACAAGCAGAAGCTTATGGACCGCTTCAATGGactcacagcagagaagctcatCTACACCCACACTGTGCACATG GTGCAGTGTGCTGCTCTAGATGAGATGTTCCACTATGGCACAGCTTCAGTCCAGCGCTACCAGAAAGCCCTTTTGCTGATGGAGGGTCTGTCCCGAATCATCACGGAGCAGAAGGACAGCGACAGCATAGATAAAT GTAAGCAGTGTATTGAGCGACGCCTTTCTGCTCTGCAGACTTAA